From Dendropsophus ebraccatus isolate aDenEbr1 chromosome 10, aDenEbr1.pat, whole genome shotgun sequence:
ccctttaattttattgttgtaaaaacaattctatatccggtatatggctgtatactgtgtgtgtgggataatacctcttatcttgctgctactgatttgtagttatcggtaatttttgttattatgtattttacactgcacctgacctgatacgtaaGAAAGTGCGTAGTgctagaccgaaacatacgctcctactttacgttcataattCGTTCGTGAATCTTCggcgtacacttgggaaaattggtatgttggctcatcactagtgttatatacatccaggcatgcttcccctgctgtcctatatgcattccataggtgttggcattatttcctgaggtgacctcctagtggttgaaTATTAATTTCCAGGTCCTAAGTAATTTtgttccatagactataatgggatttgatattcgttcAAATATACGAATTTCGAATtctcgaatatttcactattcgctcatctctgtttcCAGGCAAAGGCTTGACCAACCCAGCCTTTCCTGAAACAGCCATTGgagggcagcagaggggccatgccTAATGGGCATCTGCAGCTGCGACCACTCATTCATTGGCTGGGACTGTGTAAAGTACTGAGCATTGGTTTCACACTAGATGGTCTTCTTAGTACCGGAGGAGACCAGGGTCCGGCGACTATAAAGCACTTGTGTTCTCTTTGCCAGTTGTTAAACGATACTTTGACCTCAGTGTCTTGCCTGACCTGAAGTTTTACCTCTCTCCCCTACTACTCTCTTTTTCAGGTGGTCTGTGAGAAGTATCGAGGCTTCAAGATCCCAGAAGAATTCACCGGAATACATCGCTATCTCACAAACGCCTACAAGCGGGAAGAATTTGTTAGCACGTGCCCGGCCAAAATCGAAATTGAACTTGCCTACGCCCTGGTGGCCAAACCCCTCAAGTGACCAACCAACCGGCTCTTCAAAACAAAGAGGAACTCCTCCTATTTAAACtccttacagtaaaaaaaaaaaaaaaaaatacaaagaaaaaaagccCCAGCTTTTCTTCCTTTAAGGAGGACAGAGCATCGATTGGCCTGTCCCACCAGCGCCTAATATATCTGCTCCTTATCTAACATAGGGCACCGTTACAGGATCAGTGTAGTTCCCAGCACCAACTCTAGTTGGCAGCATATATGGTAAAGTTCTGTTATTTGCTGTGACAAGAgaaaaatttttgtttttttttacggttTGTGACCTATATAGAAGAAAAttaattttgtgtttatttttgtgTTACCACTATTCCATTAGATGGGCCTAGACAATCAGAATCTCCATTCCTTCTACCTCTTCCTGGAAGAGCTTTCAAGACATTCAGTTGATATATTTTTTACTAGTATTACAGGATGATATGCTGAGGCCGGTCAcatccaaccccccacccccctgtgccGCACGTGCCTTTTATTACCCTCCAGCTGTAAATATGAGGAGGACAAGGGACCAGTTTTCTATAGGGGGCCTCCCATAAAACACTTTTTCCCCCTCCTACAGCTTGTACCACGTTTGCCCCTCTTTttaaaatacattaaaggggttgtctctgtTTTCCCAGAGGTTTGTGAGTTAATATTGGGGGGCTTTTCTTCATGACCCCTCATATATTAACTATAACAGAGTATAAAGAGTCTTTTGGAGGACCCAACATTTGCATTGATTAAGCTGGGACTGGTGTAATACTCTGTTTGTCCTGCGGTAGTGCTGCAGAGAAAGTAATTACTTATTTCCAGCAGAGATCACAACTGATCAACAGCAGTGGCCATCAGATTCTCAGGGGAAACTGCTAACTGGTTTGTCCAAAGTAGACAGCCCCTTTTAATGTTCTACTTTAACAGACTTAATGGGtggttcaggattagaaaaaatatgGAAGCCTTttctctagaaacagcgccacagctGTAGACAGGTATAGTGTAGGATTGCAGTTCACCTGAATTAAAGGCCTTATCCTGGATTAGGAcaacatggctttttttttgtcttctagaAACGCcactcctgtcttcaggttgtgtgtggtattacaacttggcgccaatcactttaatggaactgagttgcaatatCACACAAACTGAAGATGAGAGTGGTGTAGTTTATGTTGTCCTTATCCTGATAATTCTTTATCGATACCAAActcaacctgtggacaggtgtggcgctgtctgACAGATAGGAACTTTTTGTTTTCtactgctggacaacccctttaaatctgatgtGCATTTTTATAGTAATGTTCACAAATGGGAATCTTAAAGGGTTTGATCATAGGGGAGAACCTCTTTTCTAGTGCACCCTACTTCAGTCAGTAAGCTTCCTGTGTGACCATGCAGGGTCCCCTCAGGTGTCTGACCCCtgggagcagcagcagaagactcGAGGGGCACAATGCCTGCCATTTATAGaacttttttgtatatttttaatgTTAAGATGCCTTTATATTTTTTTGATTAACACGCACGACAGTACACAGCCCTGTAATAGCAGCCTTCCACCTTTTAGTTGTGATTACAATGACGCCCCCTAGTGTCTCCCTGAGGGCtgcaagtaacttttttttttttttttttgcaataatttgGGTAGGACTCATTGTCATTCTATAAACCTGACATAGAAGTTGTATATTTAATATTCTGAGCAAATCAACCTGAATATTCACCTTTATATTAAAAACAACCTGAAAACCACACACTGGACttgtctctgtgtatatagtatacgggCATGTGTTACTGTGTGGTAACAGTCATAAGGCAGGCAAGGaaccgagttgtaataccacacgcaacctggAAGaaaggtatatatgtgtgtgtgtgtgtatatatgtatgtgtgtatgtatatgtgtgtgtatatatatcctaaCTTGTGATCTCACATCTGCAAAAGATTACTCGACAAGCATTACATCCTTTAGGTGATCTCTGGattctcacagcagcacagaggatacaatattgtcacaggtgatatatgtgttgatgtGAGATCACCAGTTAGGACATTATATCCTCAGGATCCttacagcagcacagatgatgATCTGCTGGAGGATCCCgagatcctcctctgtgctgctgtggggatCCCgagatcctcctctgtgctgctgtgaggatCCTTAGATCCTCCTCTGCGCTGCTGTGAGGATCCTTAGAtccttctctgtgctgctgtgaggatcctcacagcagcacagaggatggtcCTCGGGatcctcacagcagcacagaggatggtcCTCGGGatcctcacagcagcacagaggatggtcCTCGGGatcctcacagcagcacagaggatggtcCTCGGGATCCTcaccgcagcacagaggatggtCCTCGGGATCCTcaccgcagcacagaggatggtCCTCGGGAtcctcacagcagcacagtggaTGGTCCTCGGGatcctcacagcagcacagaggatggtcCTCGGGatcctcacagcagcacagaggatggtcCTCGGGATCCTCACAGCAGATTGAGGACATTACATCTGCTGCAGAGACCCTGAGAATGTAATATCCTCACTGGTGGTTTCACAgtccccacagcagcacagaggatgcagTGTCCTGACTAAGGATTCAGCTGGTACTTGGAGACCACTAGTCGGATGttatgctctgtgctgctgtaagaaTCCAGAGATCACCAGTCGGGACATTGCATATTTGGTTATCAAAGCAGCACATAGTAACTAATGTCCTGAGTGGTGATCCCAGGGTCctcagagcagcacagaggatgtaagtaATGATTCCTGACTTCATATTTTACAGCAGTCagtacatcctctgtgctgctgtaaagaCTCCAAGACCAGACCACCACATTATTACCTCAGTGCTATTCTACCTTCCATTCATTAATACTTCAGCGtcttcacagcagcacagagtgcagcgagccggggtacttggaagagagtgaggggaatgaggagaggatgatggtggtagtagtctctcctgagtgtagcgctgagctcctctgtgaggggatgcaccgAGGGCTGCAgagagagtgtgctatacctgcaggatagctggatcttgtcacggtcacaggtgggcacgagggcttctgcaggtacagggggactctctggcgcttcccgggtatctctctctcttctgtgggctactgcagaggttcctgtaggggggctgcacctgtatATATGGTGGTCAATGATGTGGACCTGTAGtgccccggggccaaccccaaatactgctgtccggtacaatggcccttggtggtggtgtggtgcagataaccaggacaacagggagacaaggagggaggcagtgtaacaataactcctttactgatagacttgctggtgttatacagtcctttggcATACAGCGgcgaatactggcggctttgactgagttACTGcgcttgtggagagtctggtggtgtgttgAGAGATGATActgcctcagatcctggtctgtcagtacgtgtgggtcgctggtgggcactgtgatcctgtggacctctcCCCCAATGGTGCTTGTGTTTGTCTTTCCCCTCCCAgtcagctagggagcttcctgcttaggttactgggccgggccttaggccacaacttttgggtcccagaggtatccaggggtcctagtaaatcttaccccccgaattcagaaagatgggtgcagaggcctacgttaagggtatgttcatatctcgtttttagccgcacgtcagaaatcagtgaaaaaaagggTGCGGCCGTGCGGCCGACTGCCACAtggactttaatgagcaggacggagtcattatgtgaccgtgttctgctcatttgcgggacgtatgcggcttttgtgcaggactcaaaagcgtagttgaccacgcttttgagtcctgcacaaaagcgtgtacgtccggcaaatgagcagaacacagtcacataatgactccgtcctgctcattaaagtccaTGTGGCAGTCGGccgcacggcagcatcctttttttcactgatttctgccgtgtagcccgacgtgcggctaaaaacgagatatgaacataccctaactctgCTCCTTTTTACAGCCGAGTCCGTCCACTTAGGGTGTcagtctttaggattcccactgactgtgtatgtgctggccctttcctgagggggcacctgacaaattgtctctcaaagtctctctctttttctctcacctccagctgttttctTAGGCTGCTCTGttcttgttcccctcagcagctttgctctgtggtgatggtctctcatgaggtgatgttgttccctcagcagctagtcactagtctcagctaaacactgcaactgtcatccttatatagggggcctatctgcataaccccacccccttctagcaacttcctaggcttaccacactacctagagcagttcccactaaggtcagtaggtgtcgctgttttgtgtggtgtgcagtgtaaagcatgtaacccattctctgcctgtcagttactggtacagagaaatacacataatAGTTCAATATAAGACATATTAAATCCTAGAATATTTATAGCaaaacacttgttgacaggtgccatcctcagccccaGGGATtacgctctggtatactacaagaGGATGTAATGTTCTGATTTGTGATCTCAGGATATCCCATCTGCAGAGCAGCGAGTCCAGCAGGTTTCTCACAcctgggctctgttcacacgtcaGCATTAAATCTGACCTGTATTATCATAGTTATCATTCCCGTTCCTCCTCCAGATGTGCTGCACGTGTCTATTGGCTCCATTGTTTCTCAGTGAGGTTACAGAATCCCTATTCTCATACACTGGATGGAGGTTACTGCTGCATCCTCTCTGAAGTCTAACCTGTGTGATGTCACATAGCGGCCTAGTGCGAGTGTATATAGTAACACATAGCGGCCTAGTCCgagtgtatatagtaatatatagcgGCCTAACCTGagtgtatatagtaatacatagCGGCCTAGCCTGagtgtatatagtaatacatagCGGCTTAGTCCGAGTGTATATAGTAACACATAGCGGCCTAGTCCgagtgtatatagtaatatatagcgGCCTAGCCTGagtgtatatagtaatacatagCGGCCTAGTCCGAGTGTATATAGTAACACATAGCGGCCTAGTCCGAGTGTATATTGTAATATATAGCGGCCTAGTCCgagtgtatatagtaatatatagcgGCCTAACCTGagtgtatatagtaatacatagCGGCCTAGTCAgagtgtatatagtaatatatagcgGCCTAACCTGagtgtatatagtaatacatagCGGCCTAGCCTgagtgtatatagtaatatatagcgGCCTAGTCCGAGTGTATATAGTAACACATAGCGGCCTAGCCCGATATATAGTAATACATAGTGGCCTAGTACGTGTGTGCATATAGAAATACATTGCTGTACACGCCTATAGAAAAGAATGGTATAGTTGATCAAAGACAGGAAAGTAGAAGTTAAATAGTGAATTGTTTTATTAGGCACTGATGCACTTCCCTGGGCTGGATACGCTAAGTGTTGATTGTGTCACtgccacccaactttcccagaccCCTGAATACCAAATCTATTAATACAATGATCGATTTCTGCATTAGTATTAGCAACCACATGGCCGACCTTAGAGATGTATAAGAATAAGGGCATCACTGTTCCTGATGATCTGGGCACCTGCCTTATGGATATGGGTGGGCCCCCTGCCCTATGGATATGGGTGGGCCCCCTGCCCTATGGATATGGGTGGGCCCCTTGCCCTATGGATCTGGGTGGACCCCCTGCCCTATGTATGTGGGTGGACCCCCTGCCCTATGTATGTGGGTGGGCCCCCTGCCCTATGGATATGGGTGAGCACCTGCCCTATGGATATGGGTGGGccccctgctctatagatatgAGTGGGCCCCCTGCCCTATGGATAGGCACTATGTTAGTACATACAAAGGAGATTATATTGGGTACTACATGGTACACTGATAGGTATCTATAGAGGGTCCTGCACATAGGGACTGTACTATCTGGTCTATTACTTTGCACTAGGTGAGTGTGATCCCTGGGTATATAGGACAGGCCCTTCTATAGTGCTTTCACCATACATTGCAGAGGTCATGACCCTGCtgatactattactactattactttgTGGAGATCCATTCTCGTATTGATAAACAAGTAAAATAATTGGGCGATTATGGATTTGGGTGGAGTTCCTCTCTAGATGTCAGATTCTGGCAGATGAGGTTACACGTCCCATGTTGAGAAATCATTTCCAGCAGAAACCTGCCTGTCCGGGGACAAGCTGCTGCACGCTGTGGATTCTCATGTACTATTCAATGAGATGTGAGCAGGTTAGGAGGGGGAGTAAAGTGGAGGCCTGGTCCCTACTAATAGCCAGTATAAAGGGGTCCACCTCATGCACAATGCAAAATTATAAGTATTAGTAACAGATGCGGCAGAGTTGTGTTTGTCATCTTGGTGCGATATCCTGCAGTTCTATGCAAAAACCAAATAACATGATCAACTTTTCTACATCGACATACAGCATACCGTGTGaaacctgttgcagaactacaattcccatcatgcctagagagCCTGgttacctgcagccaccactaggggcacCATTCACAACATTCAACATTTGCCATTGAAGTCAGTAATAGCCTTATATATATCTATGGGCAGCTAGCTTCCTGTAGAGGCGGTTgtgatatattgtgatatattgtAGTAGGCATGCTCACTATTGATTTATTATCCTCTAAACCATTATATATTACAATGTGACTTGTATAAGGAGGAGTGGGTGCTGATCATGTGACCCAGCTCTAtgacaggaggagcagcaggaggggcggtATCAGGGCGATGCTCAGGGAGGAGGCAGACACCGCGGCGGAGTTGCAGAGGTCGGTATCGCAGCAGGTGTTGTGATAGGTCACGTTGATTCCCAGTGTACTCTTCTCACCACTGATCCCACACAGACTGTTCACAGCGCAGCTCATCTCATGCAGGATGAATGGGAAGTGTTCTGTGGGAGAAACAAAGAATCAATGAAGAATTCCATAGACATTACTGGCGGAACTATAAGTGGTAATTTTGTGATTCACAATAATAACCCTACGTCTGCTTATCAGATCTTCATGTGCCAAATTTAacaattagttgttttttttgtttgttttttttgcagaaatcaatagtccaggcaattttaagaaactttgtaattgggtttattaggcaaatatgcaattatctgcattcacaaagacttttcccaggtcccccctctctctctctctatcatccactgcttattatcaggaaatctcgactcttttacatcagtcatgccctgtgtaacctatggagaggggaggagggagattagtgggcagcagagaacaaaggattacacagtgggagctgtgtgaaagctgctattcagaggtcagagaggtgctgacttcagaggagatagccctgtgatgtagctgtaaattaactctttgttgtcctgttttggtgcctcatctcccagCGATAAGCAGcggttccgcagcagatttcatttaaataacagaacacagcaccaaatctgcaccatcaaatctgctgcggatcctgtaggtgtgaacgcacccttaaagggatttcttACATTGGGCAATCCCTGCTTATGAAAAGGCTTCCTTAAGCCTTCCTTAGTTTACcctaaaaaatttctttcaaatcaactggtcccagcaagtgccagagatgtgcaatttacttctatcaaaaaatctccagtcttccagtacttatcagctgctgtatgccctgcaggatgtggtgtattctttctagtctgacacagtgctctctgctgtcacctctgtccattctgagatttttttttaaatggaagtaattacaaatctatataactttcttaaaacagttgatttaaaaaataaaaaagtactaTAAAACCTAAAAAACATGCTGTAATAAAGTTTAAATTCACATTATAACAAGAAAACATCAATAGCAGAGAGCTGTAATGCCCACACTAACCACCAGGGGACGGCCACTTACTGGTCTTGCCGGTAGCTGTAGAGTAGAGGCATCTTTCATTGGGGGGGCATTTCACTGGGAACTTAATGCAGTCCATTGGAGAGAGGGTCGGGAACAGGCAAGTGTAGCATTTCAGGCCATCCCCTATGGGGTTAAACACAACGTTACTGGTTAACAATCCATCAGTGTCACTCACAGGTATGTCGCTTCTAGTCATGCCTTATAGAAATGCAGATATACGTGGAAATGTGCTCGGTGAGGTACTCTGCAGCAAAGCATTCATTACATCCTGGAGAGGATTATTCCCATCTACACTTCCTAAAAATGGAGCAAATGGAGACATAGCCGGAAACCTTCCTGCCCAGGTTACGTGGTCAGACATACGTTTGGCTTTTGTATTGTAAATATTCCTAGAGTGGAATATAGGATCCTTATTATCTATATCCTGGGAGGAGCTTCCTCTTGAGCTCTTTGTCGCCATCCTGGAGGGGAAATGTGATATTACAAGTGGGCACATATGCATCTGTACcaagtgccttaaaggggttatccagcgctacaaaaacatggccacttttcccctactgttgtctccaggtcaggtgcggtttgcaattaatctccatttacttcaatggaactgagtttaaaaaccccacccaaactggagtcaacagtagggggaaagtggccatgtttttgtagcgctggataacccctttaaggtccttttacacggaacgattatcgtttgaatttgcacgataacgatcaaattcgaacgataattgtacgtgtaaacgcagcgaacagtcaaacgacgagcgagaaatcgttcattttgatctttcaacttgttctcgaatcgtcgttggtcatccgcgaaaaaattcgcagatcgttccgtgtaaacagtctttcaccgatttaacctatgtgcgagataggcttaagcgatctcaaaacgatttttccgtctaaacgctgatcgttataaaaaaaaattgttacttcgaaatcgttaatcgtgcgattgggcgaattatcgctccgtgtaaaagtaccataaatcAATTATATCATATCCACATGACCTCATCAacatgacaacccctttaacaaagaggGGGGCCAATTTTGATGGTCAGCCCGCCTTATAGGGGTTTCAAGCCTCTCTCTTGCGAACTAATACCCTGACATGGGGCAAGAATGTCCAAACAGCTGATCAAAGATGGACTAGAATATGCAATGGCAGAAAGctttcttccttaaaggggttgttcacccccccaaaaactctttcaaatcaactggccccagcaaatgccagagatttgtaatttacttctattaaaaaattctccagtcttccagtacttatcagctgttgtatgtcctgcaggaagtagtgtattctttccagtctgacacagtgctctctgctgcctcctctgtccagagccgtagcaaatactgctctcaagactggaaaaaatacactactttctgcaggacatacagcagctgataagtactggaagactggagattttttaatagaagtaaattacaaatctctggcaccagttgatttgaaagaaattaaagaagcagttcagttgttttttttttcgcccccccgggtagccgctgtcatgtatacttacagaagatgatcggtgactcgttcccgtcggtcagttcccgtcccgcggtgccgttcaaatcggacGCGCTCACTTTGGCcagctgctgcgagtcctcttctctgaccagtgattatacgccggaagtcactcgcttccatgcattcgctatggaagcgcgtgacttccggcgttcaaattacaaggcagaaaagaggagtcacagcgccggcggaagtgagcgcgtcCGATTTGAACGACACCCCCCAAAAAACTCACCTTAATgcttaatgctaagtttacacggagcgatagctggcccgattgtacgataaacgatttcgaagtaacgatttttttttataacgatcagcgtttagatggaacgatatatcgtacagaaaattcgttttgcgatcgcttaagcctatctcacacataggtaaaatcagtgaacgactgttttcacggaacgatcggcgaattttttgcgaacgacgaacaacgattcaagaacatgttaaaagatcaaaatgaacgatttatcgatcgttcgccgcgtttacacgtacgattatcgttcgaattagatcgttatcgcgaaaattcgcccaataatcgttttgtgtaaacgtagcataagggtccatttacacagaaagattatctgacagattatctgccaaagatttgaagccaaagccaggaacagactataaacagggatcaggtcatgaaggaaagcctgagatttctcctcttttcaaatccattcctggctttggcttcaagtctttggcagataatctgtcagataatctttctgtgtaaatgggcccttagagAGTGCAGGACTCTCTAAGCTCTCGTCTGAATACGGCATTGGTCCAGTTGCTCCCTTCATTGTCTATGGCAGTATGGCAGATAGCCGAGCGCTGTACACATATCTGTATCTGCAGCCTCTCTGTACTTACTGTATTAGTCTTCAGGACTTTATAGAATTACATTCCACTCTAGTAGTGACAGCCGAGCTGCAGCAAATATTCGGATCATAATACAAAACTGGATGTaatggattccattcattcctatGAGATGAGGCCTTAGAGAGTACAAGGCTGTGTCTGtctgtagcttaaaggggtactctggtgaacaAAATaaactctttcaaatcaactgctgtcagaaatgtatttagatttgtaatttgcttctatttaaaaaaaatctccagtcttccagtacttatcagctgctgtatgtcctgcaggaagtagtgtctgacacagtgctctctgctgccacctctgtccatgtcaggaactgtccagagcagcagcacaaaattcccatagaaatcctctcctgctctggacagttcctgacatggacagaggtggcagcaaagagcactgaagagaatacacctcttcctgtaggacatacagtagctgataagtactggaagactggagatttttaaatagaagtaaaatacaaatctatataactttttgacaccagttagtttgatagaaaaaaaaaaacatatggccTGAGTACCCCGCATAGGGGGATCATAGGAACATAAACATACATGGGGTTGGGGTTGTTTGATAGTACTACAGTGCTATTAAAGTGATTACACATGGGGGGTAGTACCCCAGACGCTGGATATATTGGGGGGCAGGAACAAGCCCCTTTGCCTTGGCTGGGGTAGTTAAATAAATCTTTACCCCATCCGGAGGAAAGTCTTGTTCAGGAGACCTGGATATACATGGCAATGTTCTATTGCTGTAGGGATCACTGATCCCTACCACTTATAGATGAAAGTTGTTATATAAACAGTTATACTCTCTTCACTTACCACACTGTATGAGGAAGACCAAGGTGGCGGCCACAATGAGGAGCTTCATCGTCAGTCCCTTCCCTGAGTGTTCCCGCCGGCCCTCCTCTGCCTCTTATATCGGCTTCCTTCCCTTTATTACCGACCTTCTTCTCCTTATTAGCTGTAATTTCATTTATCTCGCCTTCCATGTACAGTTATGGAGGACAAGGCCCTGCCCCGGGCATGTAACATGGACACAGCTGGATATAGCTGGAGATGtataataacactttattagGTTTCAGTCTACATAGGTTTGGTCGGGGCAGAGTGTATGCAAACAATAAGGGGACATTCACACCATCTCCGCAATCTGTCCGTAGCACAGACGGTGTCGTGGAGTGGACCTCCGAGTGGATATTGGGAGCTCCGATACTATTTGAAAGTTTGCGGTAGTGCGCTGACACAGCTTCACAGCCACTACTTATTTGATTTGTGTTAATGTGGTGATCTGTCTACCTACGAGGGTAGGCACTTGTATATTTACAGTGGCACTCATCTGCTCACAGGGCGACACTCATCTGCTCACAGGGCGACACTCATCTGCTCAAAAGGGTGACACTCATCTGCTCACAGGGCGACACTCATCTGCTCAAAAGGGTGACACTCATCTGCTCACAGGGCGACACTCATCTGCTCAAAAGGGTGACACTCATCTGCTCACAGGGCGACACTCATCTGCTCAAAAGGGTGACACTCATCTACTCACAGGGCAGCACTCATTTGCTGAAAGTGCGACACTCATCTGCTCACAGTGCTGCACTCATCCGCTCACAGGGCGGCACTCATCTGCTCACAGTGCAGCACTCATCCGCTCACAGGGTGGCACTCATCTGCTCACAGTGCAGCACTCATCTGCTCACAGGGCTGCACTCATCTACTCACAGGGCGGCACTCATCTGCTCACAGTGCAGCACTCATCTGCTCACAGTGCAGCACTCATCTGCTCACAGGGCTGCACTCATCTACTCACAGGGCGGCACTCATCTGCTCACAGTGCGGCACTCATCTGCTCACAGGGCGGCACTCATCTGCTCACAGGGCGGCACTCATCTGCTCACAGGGCGGCACTCATCTGCTCACAGGGCGGCACTCATCTGCTCACAGGGCGGCACTCATCTGCTCACAGGGCGGCACTCATCTGCTCACAGGGCGGCACTCA
This genomic window contains:
- the LOC138765940 gene encoding secreted Ly-6/uPAR-related protein 1-like; this encodes MKLLIVAATLVFLIQCGDGLKCYTCLFPTLSPMDCIKFPVKCPPNERCLYSTATGKTKHFPFILHEMSCAVNSLCGISGEKSTLGINVTYHNTCCDTDLCNSAAVSASSLSIALIPPLLLLLLS